The genome window GCGCGGACAAAGCCTCCGTGACCGCGGAGTTCGAGCTGCCGGAAGGACACGCGGTTCACGCCATTCTGGAAGAGAACGACCTGCATCCCGAAGACCATCTGATCCTGCGCAGAACGGTGTCCGCGGACGGGCGCAGCAAAGCCTTCATCAATGATCAGCCCGTCGGCATTGCGTTGCTGAAGCAGGTCGGGGAGCGGCTTGTCGAAGTTCAGGGCCAGTTCGACCAGCACGGCCTGCTGGATGCCAGTACCCATATCGACCTTCTGGACGCATTCGGCGGGCTGACCCCGGAGCGAAGCACGGTCGAGCGCAGCTACAGCGCATGGCAGGCGGCACGCAGGGAATACGACAAGGCCGCGGCAAAGGCCGAAGCGGCACGCAAGGAAGAGGATTATCTGCGCTTCGCCGCGGAAGAGCTCGACAAGCTGGCCCCGCAATCGGGCGAGGAGGAGGAACTCGCGGAACGTCGCACAATGCTGCAGAACGCGGAGCGCCTGACCGAATCGATCACGGCTGCGGTGGACTTCCTGTCCGGCAATGATGGTGCCGATGAAGGGCTGCGTCAGGCGCAGCGCGCCCTGGACCGGGTCGCGGACAAGATGGGCGAACTGCTGAATGATGCCATTGCCGGACTTGACCGTGCGGCGGTAGAAATCGAGGAAGCCATCGGTCAGTTGAACCGGATCGGGTCGGATCTGAACGCCGATTCCGGTGCACTGGAAGAGATCGAGGAACGCCTGTTCGCGCTGCGCGACATCGCCCGGAAGCACGGCACCACCGTGGACGACCTGCCCCGGCTGCGCGAGGACATCGCGGAAAGACTTACCTTTATCGATGCGGGAGAGGAACGGCTGGCCGCCCTTACGGCCCAGGTGGAGACGGCGCGCAACGATTACGAACGCGCAGCCGAAGCGCTTAGCACGCGGCGGCGCAGCGCGGCGGAGAAACTGGACGCCGCCGTGAATGCCGAACTGCCGCCACTGAAACTGGAGCGCGCCCGCTTCTCGACTGAGATTCATCCACTGGATCCGTCGAAATGGGGCCCAACGGGCCGCGACCGGATCGGCTTCACCGTGACCACCAATCCCGGCATGCCCGGCGGTCCATTGGACAAGATTGCCTCCGGCGGAGAGTTGAGCCGTTTCCTGTTAGCCATCAAGGTCGCGCTGGCAGAAGTCGGAACCGTTCCCACCCTAGTGTTCGACGAGGTCGATGCCGGGGTCGGCGGCGCAACTGCTGCCGCCGTCGGGGAAAGATTGGGGCGTCTGGCGGAACGACTTCAGGTACTTGTCGTCACTCACTCTCCGCAGGTCGCGGCACGCGGCATTTCCCATTGGCGGGTTGCCAAAGCCACCGGTGATGACGGGCGTGCGGCAACGTCGGTCAGCAGCCTTGATCCCCATAATCGGCGCGAAGAACTGGCCCGCATGCTGTCGGGCGCGGAAATCACCGACGAGGCTCGGGCAGCCGCGGATCGTCTTATCCAGGGAGTCTGAGCCAGTGAGCAGCAAGGAAGTCGATGCGCTGACCGAAGCCGAGGCCCGCAAGGAACTGGCACGGCTGGCCATGGAGATTGCGTATCACGACGCCCGCTATCACAAGGAAGATGCGCCGGAGATATCCGATGGCGACTATGATGCACTGCGTCGCCGCAACGAGGCGATCGAGGCACGTTTCCCCAATCTGATACGCAAGGACAGCCCGTCCCTGAAAGTCGGTGCGGCACTGAAATCCGGCTTCGGCAAGATCCGGCATGTCAAACCGATGCTGTCGCTCGGCAACGCGTTCAATGACGAGGATGTTGCCGAGTTCATGGCCCGGATCCGCCGGTTTCTGGGGCTGAGCGACACGGAAGAGCTTGCGATCCTGGCGGAACCGAAAATCGACGGGCTGTCCGCCTCCCTGCGATACGAGAACGGCAAGCTGGTCTATGCCGCGACCCGCGGCGACGGGTCGGAAGGCGAAGACGTGACCGCAAACATGCGGACTCTGGAAGACGTCCCGGAAACCCTGATAGGTGCGCCGGATATTCTGGAAGTGCGCGGCGAAGTCTATATGCGGAAGGACGATTTCTTCGCACTCAATGAGCGTCAGGCGGCAGCCGGGGCAAAGACATTCGCCAATCCCCGTAATGCGGCGGCCGGCTCCCTTCGGCAGCTCGACCCGTCCATAACGAAACAGCGCCCCTTGCGCTTCTTCGGCTATGCGTGGGGCGATCTTTCCGCGCCCCTGGCGTCGACCCAGGCCGAAGCCCGCGAGCGGCTCAAGGAACTGGGCTTCTCGCTGAACCACCCGACCGCCCTGTGCCAGAGCCTGGAAGAGGTCCTGGCCCATTACCGCCTGATCGAGACACAACGTGCAGAACTGCCCTTCGATATCGATGGCGTGGTCTACAAGGTCGACCGCCTGGACTGGCAGGAACGACTGGGTCAGGTGAGCCGCGCGCCGCGCTGGGCCATCGCCCACAAGTTCGCGGCCGAAAAGGCCGAGACCGTAATCGAGGAAATCACCGTGCAGGTCGGCCGGACCGGCGCTCTGACGCCCGTGGCGAACCTGAAGCCGGTTACAGTGGGGGGCGTCGTGGTATCGCGGGCAACCCTGCATAATCAGGACGAGATCGAGCGGCTGGGCGTGAAAGAAGGGGATACGGTTCGCATCCAGCGCGCCGGTGACGTGATCCCGCAGGTCCTGGAGGTCGTCAAAGACGGCGGCGGCGCACCCTACACCTTCCCGGCGGCCTGCCCGGTCTGCGGCAGCGATGTCGAACGGGACGACGGTGAGGTGGTCTGGCGCTGTACCGGCGGCCTGATCTGCGAAGCCCAGGCCGTCGAACGCCTGAAACATTTCGTCAGTCGTGACGCCTTCGATATCGAAGGACTGGGCACGAAGAGCATCGAGGAGTTCTGGGGCGAAGGGCTGATTCGGGAACCAGCCGATATCTTCCGCCTGTCCGTTCATCGGGATTCCCTGATCGGACGCGAGGGATGGAAGGAAAAATCCGTTACCAACCTGCTGAACGCCATCGAGGCACGCCGGGAAATTCCCCTGGACCGCTTCATCTACGCATTGGGCATACGGCACATCGGACAGACGACGGCGAAACTGCTGGCCCGCAGTTTCCACAGCTTCGACGCCTGGCACGCAGCCATGACCCAGGTTGCCGCGGAACGGAAGGATAATCCGGACGAACACAAGAAGCCGGAGTTGATCGGCCCCGCTTATGCCGAACTGACGGGGATCGACACAGTCGGGATGACGGCGGCGGACAGCCTTGCCGCCTTTTTCGGCGAGGATCACAATGTCGCCGTGTTGTCGTCTCTGG of Alphaproteobacteria bacterium contains these proteins:
- the recN gene encoding DNA repair protein RecN; this translates as MLTGLTIRDIVLIDRLRLSFSGGLAVLTGETGAGKSILLDSLGLALGRRSEAKLVRPGADKASVTAEFELPEGHAVHAILEENDLHPEDHLILRRTVSADGRSKAFINDQPVGIALLKQVGERLVEVQGQFDQHGLLDASTHIDLLDAFGGLTPERSTVERSYSAWQAARREYDKAAAKAEAARKEEDYLRFAAEELDKLAPQSGEEEELAERRTMLQNAERLTESITAAVDFLSGNDGADEGLRQAQRALDRVADKMGELLNDAIAGLDRAAVEIEEAIGQLNRIGSDLNADSGALEEIEERLFALRDIARKHGTTVDDLPRLREDIAERLTFIDAGEERLAALTAQVETARNDYERAAEALSTRRRSAAEKLDAAVNAELPPLKLERARFSTEIHPLDPSKWGPTGRDRIGFTVTTNPGMPGGPLDKIASGGELSRFLLAIKVALAEVGTVPTLVFDEVDAGVGGATAAAVGERLGRLAERLQVLVVTHSPQVAARGISHWRVAKATGDDGRAATSVSSLDPHNRREELARMLSGAEITDEARAAADRLIQGV
- the ligA gene encoding NAD-dependent DNA ligase LigA yields the protein MSSKEVDALTEAEARKELARLAMEIAYHDARYHKEDAPEISDGDYDALRRRNEAIEARFPNLIRKDSPSLKVGAALKSGFGKIRHVKPMLSLGNAFNDEDVAEFMARIRRFLGLSDTEELAILAEPKIDGLSASLRYENGKLVYAATRGDGSEGEDVTANMRTLEDVPETLIGAPDILEVRGEVYMRKDDFFALNERQAAAGAKTFANPRNAAAGSLRQLDPSITKQRPLRFFGYAWGDLSAPLASTQAEARERLKELGFSLNHPTALCQSLEEVLAHYRLIETQRAELPFDIDGVVYKVDRLDWQERLGQVSRAPRWAIAHKFAAEKAETVIEEITVQVGRTGALTPVANLKPVTVGGVVVSRATLHNQDEIERLGVKEGDTVRIQRAGDVIPQVLEVVKDGGGAPYTFPAACPVCGSDVERDDGEVVWRCTGGLICEAQAVERLKHFVSRDAFDIEGLGTKSIEEFWGEGLIREPADIFRLSVHRDSLIGREGWKEKSVTNLLNAIEARREIPLDRFIYALGIRHIGQTTAKLLARSFHSFDAWHAAMTQVAAERKDNPDEHKKPELIGPAYAELTGIDTVGMTAADSLAAFFGEDHNVAVLSSLAGTLTITDVEAPDVGDSPVAGKTIVFTGTLEKMSRGEAKARAESLGAKVSGSVSKKTDFVVVGADAGSKAKKAAELGVTTLSEDDWLAMAEGHAPPTPPDSGQGTLI